GAAAGGGTAGAACCAGAGTATGAATTTTTCACGCTTTCTCGCTCGACGCTTGGGATATTCAATATTTGTTCTCATCGGATTATCGATTGTAGTCTTTATCATAGCTCGAATGGTGCCAGGAGACCCTGCCCGGGCAGCCCTCGGACCTCGAGCTTCTCAGGAGGCAGTTGATAAACTACGAGAAAAGCTTCATCTTGATGAATCTTTGGTTGTTCAATATGCCTTTTGGATTAAGTCAGTTTTTCAGGGTGACTTGGGTGAATCCTTACTCACTCGACGTCAAGTTATCGAAGATATAAAAGAATTTTTACCCGCCACCCTTGAGTTGGCACTTTTCTCCGGTTTATTTATGGCTTTTTTTGGAATCCTCTTAGGAATACTATCGGCTCGACACAGTAATACCTGGGTTGATAATCTGATAAGAGTTTTCGCTTATATTGGTATAGCAACTCCAGCATTCGTTGTTGCCATTATTCTATTACTAGTCTTTGGCATGTATTACCAGGTATTTCCAACCATCGGTAGGTTAAGCCAGTGGGTTGATGCCCCAACCAAAATTACCGGGCTAATAACCATTGACAGTTTGCTCACCGGAAATCTAACTGCCTTTTTAGATGCTTTAAAACATCTAATGCTTCCCGCGTTTAGCCTTGCTTTAGGAGGAATGTTTCAAGAAGCTCGTATCACCCGTTCCAGCATGTTGGAAAACTCAAAAAAAGACTATGTCTCAGCTGCTCGGTCCTATGGTATCCCGGAGCGAACGGTAATCTTTAAATACCTTTTCAAGCCTTCCATTATCCCAACCGTCTCTATCCTTGGTTTAGATTTTGCATCTTTAATGGGAAATGCTTTTTTAGTCGAACTTCTGTTTAACTGGCCGGGTATTTCCCGTTACGGAATTAATGTCATGCTTCGCAAAGATGTTGATGCCATAATCGCGGTAATTATGGTCCTAGGAATTGTTTTTACTCTTATCAACATTATTGTCGATATCATTGTTGCCTATCTCGATCCACGAATCCGATTAGTTGAAAGAGGAGATTAATTGCAATGAATCTATCCCCAAAAAAATCCAAAAGAACCAAAAGCGGTAAAGCTTGGTATAAATTCTCTCGGAATCCTCTCTCGGTTGTGGGTTTAGTAATTGTCCTTTTTGTGATTTTTAGCGCTTTGCTTGCTCCTTGGGTTACTCCCTATCCTGCTCATTCCGGAAAATACGTAAATTATGGGGAAGCCAATTTTTCTCCATCGATACAACATCTATTTGGTACAGATGTTTTTGGCCGTGATGTGTTCACCCGAACCATCTATGCTTTTCGCTCATCATTAATTATGGG
The sequence above is a segment of the Candidatus Atribacteria bacterium ADurb.Bin276 genome. Coding sequences within it:
- the ddpB gene encoding putative D,D-dipeptide transport system permease protein DdpB, yielding MNFSRFLARRLGYSIFVLIGLSIVVFIIARMVPGDPARAALGPRASQEAVDKLREKLHLDESLVVQYAFWIKSVFQGDLGESLLTRRQVIEDIKEFLPATLELALFSGLFMAFFGILLGILSARHSNTWVDNLIRVFAYIGIATPAFVVAIILLLVFGMYYQVFPTIGRLSQWVDAPTKITGLITIDSLLTGNLTAFLDALKHLMLPAFSLALGGMFQEARITRSSMLENSKKDYVSAARSYGIPERTVIFKYLFKPSIIPTVSILGLDFASLMGNAFLVELLFNWPGISRYGINVMLRKDVDAIIAVIMVLGIVFTLINIIVDIIVAYLDPRIRLVERGD